A stretch of the Elephas maximus indicus isolate mEleMax1 chromosome 3, mEleMax1 primary haplotype, whole genome shotgun sequence genome encodes the following:
- the LOC126071511 gene encoding olfactory receptor 10X1-like, whose amino-acid sequence MQINQTRVKEFILIGFSLYPDVQILLFVVFFCLYFLTILGNLTIMGLTWVDRALHTPMYIFLSALSFSETCYTLGIIPKMLADLLAKNRSISVIGCGLQMYFFLGLGGTNCIILTLMGYDHFLAICNPLRYPLLMTHILCGELVASAWAGGFFVSLIETALIFRDFFCSPNLVKHFFCHMRAVVRLSCLDSNLTEFMVTLISVLGLLGTFLFITLTYVFILSTVLRIPSAEGKQKAFSTCVSHLTVVIIHFGFASIVYLKPEGSWGDDTLIAVPYTVITPFLGPLIFSLRNKDMKNAFRKVVGKIIT is encoded by the coding sequence ATGCAAATCAACCAGACAAGAGTGAAGGAATTCATCCTCATTGGCTTTTCTCTTTACCCAGATGTACAGATATTACTATTTGTCGTCTTCTTTTGCCTCTACTTTCTCACCATCCTGGGTAATCTGACCATCATGGGTCTAACCTGGGTGGACAGAGCCCTCCACACCCCTATGTACATCTTCCTGAGtgcactctccttttctgagactTGCTACACTTTGGGCATCATCCCCAAAATGCTGGCAGATCTACTGGCCAAGAACAGAAGCATCTCGGTCATAGGTTGTGGCTTACAGATGTATTTCTTCTTAGGACTTGGGGGCACTAACTGCATCATCCTAACTTTAATGGGGTATGATCACTTTCTGGCCATCTGCAACCCTCTCAGGTATCCACTGCTTATGACCCACATCCTATGTGGGGAACTTGTGGCCTCCGCTTGGGCTGGAGGCTTCTTTGTATCTCTGATAGAGACAGCATTGATATTCAGAGACTTTTTCTGCAGTCCCAACCTTGTCAAACACTTCTTCTGCCATATGCGTGCAGTGGTGAGATTGTCCTGCTTAGACAGCAACCTCACAGAATTTATGGTAACATTGATCTCAGTATTGGGTTTGCTGGGTACTTTCCTATTCATTACCCTCACTTATGTCTTCATACTTTCCACTGTCCTAAGGATCCCTTCAGCTGAGGGCAAGCAAAAGGCATTTTCCACCTGTGTCTCCCACCTCACAGTGGTGATAATCCATTTTGGTTTTGCATCTATTGTTTACTTGAAGCCAGAGGGTTCGTGGGGAGATGACACACTCATAGCTGTCCCTTACACTGTTATTACTCCTTTCCTCGGCCCCCTCATTTTCAGCCTCAGGAATAAGGACATGAAGAATGCTTTTAGAAAGGTGGTGGGAAAGATAATAACCTAG